Genomic segment of Bacteroides stercoris ATCC 43183:
GTACGATCCTCCGCATGGCTTCCCGATCGTTTTCTCTTAAAGCCTCCTCCAGTTCGGCAAGATCCTTTTCTGACTCTTTTGCGACAAGACCGAACATATGACGACGGTCGTCCGTACTTTCCATCAGGCGGGAATAGTCGAACGGAGACATGCCTGCACTTCTGCCCTCCGTAACGGAGGAGATAAAGGCCAGCAGTCCTTTTGAAGAGAAAGGCTTATGTATGCAACCGCAAAAACCGGACTTCATATACACGCCCGAGTCCCCGTCCCCCCGTGCCGTCATGACAGCGACCGGAACGGTACGGGAATTTCCGATATCCGAGTTACGCAGTAATCTCAACAAGCCGAAACCATCGGTCACGGGCATCTGTATATCTGTCAATACCAAATCATAATCCAAGCGGTCGAGTGCTAGAATGGCTTCTTTTGCATTTTGACAGGTCGTGCATTCCACCCCGTTGCGCCCGAGCATGTCTTCCGTTATTTTCAGAAGGATGCTGTCATCATCCACTACCAGTACATGTTTGGGAAGTATTGTCGCAGATTGTACCGGAAGCTCCTCTGTTTCCGGTTCTCCTGTCGTTTCCGAAAGGGGAAACGACAGGCGGAATGTTGTACCTTTACCTGGTCGGCTCTCTACTTCAATGCTTCCGTCCAGTACCTTTACAAGAGCTTTCGTGATAAAAAGCCCAAGACCGAAACCTTCCGAGTTTATCTCCTGCGCCGCACGCTCGAACGGACGGAAGACACGTTCCAATGTCTCCTCGTCCATACCGATACCGGTATCACCGACCTCCACATATAATCTTCCCGCCATGTACTCGGTATGGAAACGGATCGTACCCGACAGGGTGAACTTGATGGCGTTTGTCAGCAGATTGTCCAATATTTGTTCCAATTTGTCTGCGTCTCCTCTCACTGTAATATCACCGACATTCTTATGCCGGTGCTCGAACAGCAAGGCCCGGCCACCCGCTTTGCGGGCATATTCCTTCGATATGTTGTCAAGCAAGTTGTTTAGACGGAAAGGAACCTCGTTACGGGTATCCTTGGTCTCATTGATCTTATAAACATCCATCAGGTTGTTCACCAGATTCAGTATATGGCGGCAGGAATGGCGGATGTTCTCCAGATAGCCTTCCCGTTTTTTCTTTTCACGGGTTTCCGAGGCCAGTTCCACGCAGTTGTTGATATTACCCAATGGTCCTCGTATATCGTGCGAGATGGTCAGGATGATCTGTTTACGCATACCGAGCAGTTCCTCGTTCTCACGGTTTATCCTTTGGAGCTGTGCCCGCCCTTCCCTTTCTTTCCTGATGTCATGCCGTATGATCAGGAACGAGATGAATAGCAAGGAGGAAGCAGAGACGATTACCAAGACAAACAGTTTGAAAGAAAAATCTCCGGCTTCCGTGATTTTTTCCTCACGACTGATGAACGCCGCCTGCGCTTGCCCGTCAAGATGGGTGATGAGTATTTGCAACTTCCGGTTCAAGGCCTTATTCTGTATGCGCAGACTGTCGGTATACATGTCTATCCGGCGTTCACGTTCCTCTTGCATGGCGATCAGCTTCTCATTCAAATCTTGCAGTCCTTTCGATGGCTCGAAGACCTGTACGCTCCTTTTCCCTCCGAACCAACCGGCAATCCCTTTTTTCTTTTGGGTGACTGTCCGGGTACGAACCGCTTCCCTGATAACAATAGGCAGACGATTTGCGAGCAGGCTGTCCGCTTCCCCCTGTCTGGTAATGGTCTCCATAATGCGGAGCAGATGTATCTCCTTAGCTTCCAATAAATGACATAGGGAGTCTATCTGCTTTGGCAGGACGAACGTGCCACAACTCACTTTCAATATTTGTAACAAGCTGTCCGTTTGCAAGCGTTTTCTGCGATACTCACGAAAATCGGTATCCTCCCAGACAATGACGGACTCTCCATAGGTGGCAAGCTCCGTGATATAGCGATGCGCCGTACTGATGTCATGGCGTATCCTGCGTATCTCCGATGTTTCCGTTTTTATCTCACGCATGCGGCTCCGTTCGTATAACAAGATGGAAACCATGCCGCAAACAGCCATGATCAATATCATATACCCTAAAAGAACCTTATGCTGTAATGAAACTTTCCTTGCTACCATAAATATTTTCATTTTACGTAAACACTCACTTTAAACCACCAAGGATTTGTAACGGATTCGTTAAGCCAGTGTAATAGTTATCTATAATTCATTTATAAAATATAGAAGAAGCCCCTGTCTTCTCCGATAACCGGCTTCAGACAAGGGCTTCCATATTGGGATGAATCAATAACGATTTACTTTATGAGATTGGTCTTATTCCGGTTTTATCAGTTGGTTCCACCCGTATGCTGGCAGTTCCAAATCCGGGTAATGACAGACACTGTTCCAATGTTGATTATAATTGAATAGACAACTTTCATAACGGATAGAATCGAATATATTCCATATCAGGCAAGAGGGAAACCGATTCTTTCCAATTGTGCTTTTCGCTCGTCTGACATGTTCCCCTTGCGGTAATCCCGTCTTTGAATGGTACACCAGCGTCCCAATGCTCCTTCACGGCATCCCGGCCATCGTCCTTGCAGGTTATGGAACAGGCACAATTGTTCGAAGTTGCCTTGCCAGACCTGTTCCGCCGACCAGACAAATCCTATTTTATCCAACAGGAGCCGGCGGTCATTGGGTAACTTTCCCTGTTTACGCATTTTCCGTTGTGTATGGCACCATCCGCCCAAATTCCCTTCCGTCGATTTAGGGAAACGCCGATATTTTCTGACAAAAGACTTCAGCTCCTCGTAGTTCTTCATCCATTCCCCTTGGAGGTTCTGATTCCAGACAAAGCCGATCTCATTCAAAGCCCGGATGCGCTCTTTGCTCAAACGTCCATCCTTCCGTCTTTCCCGCTGGGTATAACACCAGGTCGCAAGCGGGCCGTCTTCACGTTTGGGCCAGCGTCCGCAGGTATCAAAGAAGACTTTCAATGCATGGTATTCCCTCATCCATTTGGAGTCGAGCTGATTCCACTCAAAACCGATTGCATCAAGCTGGTCGCACCGTTCCTTGGCAAGACAGCCTCGTTTGTAGGCGATGCGTTGCGTGTTGCACCAAAGGCCCAGTTTCCCTTCCGTCACTGAAGGCCAGTCGTTCTCTTCCCGGTGGAACTCGACCAGCCGCTCGTACATAATCTGCCATGGTTCCAGCTCGGCCAGGATCTCTTCGATGCGGAGCCGGATATCCGACAAATAGCCGGTAGCGAGGAACGAGGTTGTTCTTTCAAATCCGTGGGGCGATGGAAGATAAGAGAGTCGCTCCCAGTGGCACGCCATCACGTCGTAGACCGATTTACCCGACAGGTTATTCACGAAATCCAAGACGACCGGCTGTTTCCCGCTTCCGGCATCCAGACAGCGCCCCAGCTGTTGCAGGGTGACAATGTAAGATTCGGTGCGCCGCAGGAACAAGACGGCATCCACTCCCTCGACATGCAATCCTTCGATCAGCATATTGACGGAAAAGAGTACGTGTAACCGGTCCGACTCTTCTCGGAAAGCGGCCAACAGCCGCTGATTCTCCTGCTCGCTTTGCGCATGATGGATTTCAAATGGCGTAATCGATCGGCCTGCCTGTGTGAGCCAGTCGCACACTTCCGGCACCATCTGTCTGAGATCGGCCAGGTCGCGACAGAAAACCAGCAGTTTGCGTACGCTTTCGGGTAGGAACTTCCGGATCACCGACGACGCGCCCAAAGCACCTTTGAAATCGACCCGCGCCAGGTCCAGTTTCTTTTGGATGCGCTCTCTCCGGCGGACTGAACAACCGCTGCGTTCCAGCTTTCTTTGCAGCCGATCCAGTTCGTTGTCCAGCCCGTAAGCACTTTGTACCAGGATCGGCACTGGTAAGATATTGTAATACCAAGCTTGCGGCAAGGTAAGTTCATAAAACAAATTTCCTTCGAAATAAAGATCCACCGTATCGATCATTCCTTCCGGACGGATTGGCGTTGCCGATGTTCCCAGGACATAGGCACAGGGATTGTTTTCTATCACTTCCTGCAAGGCACTTCCCCAAATTTCCGCCCCGAAATGATGGAATTCATCAATAAGAATATGATCTGCCCGTAACAACCCATTGTCCTCCCGGTTACGAATCAGTGACTGGAATGTCCGGTACGTCACTTGCGGAATGGAGAATCCGACGGCTTTCCGGATCTCATCCAGAATCGTGATGTTCGGAGCAAAGACCAATATATTTTCCTTTGCATGATCTGCGATATAGCGTGCCAGCAAATAGGATTTCCCTGTTCCGGTAGCCTGCACGACCGTACCGATACGGTGTTGTTTGAATCCCCGCATGATCGCCCTGTAAGCCGCTTCGTTATGCGGATAAAGCTCCACATGTCTTCCGGACAAGAGGCTTTCAATATAGCTTTCATCCGAAACGGTCAGCCCGTGCAGTTCAAAGTCCAATGCTTCCGGCAGGAATCCACCGTGCGCCACGATCCTGAAATAGAGATTTCGATATCCTTTGTTCAGTGAAGAAAGCTTTTCATAAAACCTTTCAACATCCGAACGGGTCAAAGGCTGCTCGTTCCAAATCTCCTTCACGATAGCATGTGCCATTCCCGGTTTGAAGCCTATCCGTAATCCATCTTCGGATTCTGTTACCTGAAAACCTAGACGGTGATAGCAATCTGTCAAAGACGGTACCATCCTATTGACTTACAAGTCAAAAGTTCATTTGATTATTGTCCTTTGATGTTTAAAGATGGCTATCATATCGCCCATTGTCAGTCGACCGGTAACATCTTCCGTTATAATCCGGTTCAAAAGCCGAAGATCCGCTTCCATCTGAGCACGAAAGAGACAGGCTTTGGGATGCTCTCCCCGGATTGTCTTTGTGGTTTCATCCCAAGAAGAAGTTGGTAGGTGAAGGTGGGAAGAAAATTCCATACGTCGGTTATGTCCTTTGTAGATACGGTAATAAACCGTACCGTACCCTATGGCTTTCTTACAAGTCTCAAAACGGACAACGACTGTAGGCATCCTTATTATTTTCTTGATTAGTATTTTACAGTAGGTTGATGTAAAAGCATATACCTTCCGAAGAATATTTCCCGTTTTGCAAAGAGGACTGATAAGTCATACAGTCTGCCACTCCATTCCATTTAATTGTAATCACGTTTTCATTTTCGGTAGGTGACATAGAAACCTATGATATGTTTTTTTTTCGTATATTTAGTGGCAGCAACATAATAGTTCCCCAATATGGTTCTTCTACTATCCGGCCAATCATCTCTTTTCACCTTGTCACTCGTCGTAATGTGATCATTACTTCCAATAGCAATACATGATCATCATTCGTTTTCTTTGATAGGCCTGATTCTTTTAGATAAATATCAATTCTTGTGATCAAAATCCATATTATCTATATTGCTGTCTTTTAATTTTTTCTGTATAGTACAAATAATTCCAGCTCAATCTATGAAAAAGGAATGATGCTCAAAAAATGATTGCCTGTATGATACATCCACTTTCCTAACGAATTCAAGCTGACATCGGGCAGGAACTCTTTTCTGAAAAAGTGACCACCTATGCGAGTTTTTCCTCCATCATCTATGTCCGTGCTCGGCACATAAATCAATCCACTCATTCTTGTATTTACTGCGTAAAAACAGGAAAAGTCACAAACAACAAAAGTCCTCCGAGGAATATCCACCGAAAAATTTCTTTTTTTCGTTTATCATTCTTCATTTTATACCCGATGTTAGGTTTTGCAACAATTCGTATATCTTACCATGAAACAAGTCCCGATAATGAAGTTCAACTCCAGAAAAAACTTTCACTTTAAGTTTATTAGCTCTTGGTAATGCAAACCATAAGTAATAACAAGTATTTCGATTTGTAAAAATATTTTTCAGTATCAGCTTCATAGCTCAGCTTATATCCTATATAACAATGCATTTACAATACGTCCGCAGGCTAATCCGTCACCGTACGGATTTACAGCCTTACTCATTTTTTCATAAGCTGCTTTATCATCAATCAAAGATGATACTTCGTTTACAATCTTATTATAGTCCGTACCTACCAGTTTCACCGTTCCGGCATCTAATGCTTCTGGTCGCTCCGTGGTATCACGCATCACCAATACCGGTTTACCCAGTCCCGGAGCTTCCTCTTGAATGCCACCGCTATCTGTCAATACGATGCTGCTCTTCTCCATTAGATACACAAAACTCAAATACTCCAATGGTTCAATGAAGAACATATTTTTTAAGCCGGACAGATTCTCCCCGAACACCTCATGAATCGGCTTGCGTACATTAGGATTCAAGTGCATAGGATAAACAAAATCCAAATCTGGATATTTAACCGTCAAATCTTTAATAGCTGTACACATATTGATAAATCCGTCACCAAAATTCTCACGACGATGCCCTGTAATCAATACCAGCTTCTTGCCATTGTTCAAGCGGTTTACATCATAACCCGCTTTGCTCAATATATCTTCCAATTCATTATCTAGCTCCTTGTTGTTCTTGATTTTATCCACTACCCAATAAAGTGCATCAATCACTGTGTTACCAGTTATAATGATATTGCGGTCATCAACGCTCTCTTTAATCAGATTATTACGACTTAACGGAGTGGGAGAAAAATGATAGGCCGCCAGACGCCCCGTCAACAACCGATTCATCTCCTCCGGCCATGGGCTATAAATATTATGTGTACGCAAACCAGCTTCCACATGTCCCACCGGTATCTGTTGATAAAAAGCAGCCAAAGCTGCAGCTGTAGAAGTGGTAGTATCCCCATGTACCAATACCACATCGGGCTTTACCTCTTTCAGTACATCACGCATACCGGTCAGCACACGAGCGGTCACATCATACAGATCCTGTCCCTGCTTCATGATATTCAAATCATAATCCGGTTTGATGTCGAATATCTTCAACACCTGATCCAGCATTTCCCGATGCTGTCCGGTTACGCACACCACAGTCTCTACCCGTTTTGGCTGTTTCTGGAATTCTTTCACCAGCGGAGCCATCTTGATTGCCTCCGGACGGGTGCCGAAGACCAACATCACTTTCTTCATATTTCCTCTGTTTATAATTTTTTCTTCATCAGCCACCAAGCATACTTCACCAAGTGGATCTGACGTTTAATTCTTTTGGGTTCTTTTATCAAGCGATAAGCAAATTCCAGATTATGCTCCACCCACCATTTCGGTGCGCGCTGCACATGACCTGTATAGACATCGAAACTGCCACCCAATCCTTGGAAGATAGCGCGATGCCGTTGCTGTATCTCCTCCATCAGCAATTCCTGCTTTGGCGACCCCATAGCCACGAATACCACATCCGGTTTCTTCTCCACAATATCGTCTATCAATCGTCGTTTCTCTTCATCCGTCTTGATATAGCCGTTACGATAACCCACTATTCGGATATCCTGATATTCAGAACACAGTTTCTCTACGGTCTCATTTACGATTTGCGGTTTTCCACCAACCAGATAGAATGTCTTTTCCTTGTAAAAGCGAGTAATAATCTTTAGCCATAGTTCACATCCGGGAATCTTACAGGCATCTTTATAACCTTTCTGCTTTAAAGCCATTTGTGCACCGGCTCCATCACAATACCCAATATTTCGATTGATAATGGCACGTGTCTGTTCCGTGGCATGCAATATCTTTTCTGCATTGATCGCTACCAATATGCCCTTATGCGTGTCCACATAATGCAATAGTTGCTGTTCGGAGTCGAAAGGGAATATTTCGACCCCGTTTAATGAAACTTTATCCATAAGATTAAAATATTATTCGGCAAGTAAATAATGGCTCATAGCATTAAATATAAACGCATTGCTCCAACGCATATATGATATTTTTGAACTTATCCCCGGCTTTAACTGGTAGTAGAAATAGCCTTTCCGGTCTTGCATATTGCGGATAGTCCAATCAATGACCTTTTCTGCAATTTCCTTGTATTCTTCGATCTTGTGCAACCTTGCGAGCGTTACGAGCAACTGCCCCGGGCAGTGAATGTCGATGGGATAAGTGCGGTTGTCGTAGTATTTTGGCATTCCGTTGGCTTCAAAGAAGTTTTGAATATAATATTCAAAGCCCTTCTCAATATATTTGCGATACTTATTGTCGCCTGTC
This window contains:
- a CDS encoding Arm DNA-binding domain-containing protein; translated protein: MPTVVVRFETCKKAIGYGTVYYRIYKGHNRRMEFSSHLHLPTSSWDETTKTIRGEHPKACLFRAQMEADLRLLNRIITEDVTGRLTMGDMIAIFKHQRTIIK
- a CDS encoding hybrid sensor histidine kinase/response regulator, which encodes MVARKVSLQHKVLLGYMILIMAVCGMVSILLYERSRMREIKTETSEIRRIRHDISTAHRYITELATYGESVIVWEDTDFREYRRKRLQTDSLLQILKVSCGTFVLPKQIDSLCHLLEAKEIHLLRIMETITRQGEADSLLANRLPIVIREAVRTRTVTQKKKGIAGWFGGKRSVQVFEPSKGLQDLNEKLIAMQEERERRIDMYTDSLRIQNKALNRKLQILITHLDGQAQAAFISREEKITEAGDFSFKLFVLVIVSASSLLFISFLIIRHDIRKEREGRAQLQRINRENEELLGMRKQIILTISHDIRGPLGNINNCVELASETREKKKREGYLENIRHSCRHILNLVNNLMDVYKINETKDTRNEVPFRLNNLLDNISKEYARKAGGRALLFEHRHKNVGDITVRGDADKLEQILDNLLTNAIKFTLSGTIRFHTEYMAGRLYVEVGDTGIGMDEETLERVFRPFERAAQEINSEGFGLGLFITKALVKVLDGSIEVESRPGKGTTFRLSFPLSETTGEPETEELPVQSATILPKHVLVVDDDSILLKITEDMLGRNGVECTTCQNAKEAILALDRLDYDLVLTDIQMPVTDGFGLLRLLRNSDIGNSRTVPVAVMTARGDGDSGVYMKSGFCGCIHKPFSSKGLLAFISSVTEGRSAGMSPFDYSRLMESTDDRRHMFGLVAKESEKDLAELEEALRENDREAMRRIVHRMAPVWELLGANDVLFGYRKLLHDKTSSDETVREYTMRIMKQIRLLIDEVNNELRKKNDGDEKDFIDRGGQPDSLRYS
- a CDS encoding Helicase associated domain protein; the protein is MVPSLTDCYHRLGFQVTESEDGLRIGFKPGMAHAIVKEIWNEQPLTRSDVERFYEKLSSLNKGYRNLYFRIVAHGGFLPEALDFELHGLTVSDESYIESLLSGRHVELYPHNEAAYRAIMRGFKQHRIGTVVQATGTGKSYLLARYIADHAKENILVFAPNITILDEIRKAVGFSIPQVTYRTFQSLIRNREDNGLLRADHILIDEFHHFGAEIWGSALQEVIENNPCAYVLGTSATPIRPEGMIDTVDLYFEGNLFYELTLPQAWYYNILPVPILVQSAYGLDNELDRLQRKLERSGCSVRRRERIQKKLDLARVDFKGALGASSVIRKFLPESVRKLLVFCRDLADLRQMVPEVCDWLTQAGRSITPFEIHHAQSEQENQRLLAAFREESDRLHVLFSVNMLIEGLHVEGVDAVLFLRRTESYIVTLQQLGRCLDAGSGKQPVVLDFVNNLSGKSVYDVMACHWERLSYLPSPHGFERTTSFLATGYLSDIRLRIEEILAELEPWQIMYERLVEFHREENDWPSVTEGKLGLWCNTQRIAYKRGCLAKERCDQLDAIGFEWNQLDSKWMREYHALKVFFDTCGRWPKREDGPLATWCYTQRERRKDGRLSKERIRALNEIGFVWNQNLQGEWMKNYEELKSFVRKYRRFPKSTEGNLGGWCHTQRKMRKQGKLPNDRRLLLDKIGFVWSAEQVWQGNFEQLCLFHNLQGRWPGCREGALGRWCTIQRRDYRKGNMSDERKAQLERIGFPLA
- the wecB gene encoding non-hydrolyzing UDP-N-acetylglucosamine 2-epimerase: MKKVMLVFGTRPEAIKMAPLVKEFQKQPKRVETVVCVTGQHREMLDQVLKIFDIKPDYDLNIMKQGQDLYDVTARVLTGMRDVLKEVKPDVVLVHGDTTTSTAAALAAFYQQIPVGHVEAGLRTHNIYSPWPEEMNRLLTGRLAAYHFSPTPLSRNNLIKESVDDRNIIITGNTVIDALYWVVDKIKNNKELDNELEDILSKAGYDVNRLNNGKKLVLITGHRRENFGDGFINMCTAIKDLTVKYPDLDFVYPMHLNPNVRKPIHEVFGENLSGLKNMFFIEPLEYLSFVYLMEKSSIVLTDSGGIQEEAPGLGKPVLVMRDTTERPEALDAGTVKLVGTDYNKIVNEVSSLIDDKAAYEKMSKAVNPYGDGLACGRIVNALLYRI
- a CDS encoding WecB/TagA/CpsF family glycosyltransferase; this translates as MDKVSLNGVEIFPFDSEQQLLHYVDTHKGILVAINAEKILHATEQTRAIINRNIGYCDGAGAQMALKQKGYKDACKIPGCELWLKIITRFYKEKTFYLVGGKPQIVNETVEKLCSEYQDIRIVGYRNGYIKTDEEKRRLIDDIVEKKPDVVFVAMGSPKQELLMEEIQQRHRAIFQGLGGSFDVYTGHVQRAPKWWVEHNLEFAYRLIKEPKRIKRQIHLVKYAWWLMKKKL